Proteins encoded within one genomic window of Pseudalkalibacillus sp. SCS-8:
- a CDS encoding pyridoxamine 5'-phosphate oxidase family protein, which yields MATKRATTLNENQFQHLQKECYVLVTTVDPALHTPYVNAISWVYAPDVETIIFAIDSRSKAVQNINENENVSITLIEDETTSVVNGTAEVMEEQMDAVPIKLSMIKVHVSEVRDAMFYGAKISQPPEYEKTYDPQAAARLDRQVMTALKRRPS from the coding sequence ATGGCAACCAAACGCGCAACCACCTTGAATGAAAATCAATTCCAACACTTGCAGAAAGAGTGTTATGTGCTTGTCACAACCGTTGATCCTGCTCTTCATACACCTTACGTAAATGCGATTTCCTGGGTTTATGCACCAGATGTCGAAACAATTATCTTTGCGATAGACAGTCGGTCGAAGGCAGTGCAGAACATTAATGAGAATGAAAATGTATCCATTACTTTAATCGAAGATGAGACGACTTCCGTAGTAAATGGAACTGCAGAGGTGATGGAGGAGCAGATGGATGCTGTCCCGATCAAGCTCTCCATGATCAAGGTCCATGTATCAGAAGTGAGAGATGCCATGTTTTATGGAGCGAAGATTTCACAGCCTCCTGAATATGAAAAAACATATGACCCACAAGCTGCAGCAAGGCTCGATCGCCAGGTCATGACAGCATTAAAGAGACGTCCTTCATAA